The Burkholderia mayonis DNA window CCGGCGGTTTCCAACGCGTCGGGCGCCGTCGCACTCGACAACACGTTCGTCGGCAAGCGCCAGCGCGTGTTCGGCGGCGGCCTGAACTACACGTACGGCCCGGCGACGGCCGGCTTCGTGTTCACGCAATCGCGAGTCAACCGCGCGACGGCGATCAGCGCGGGCGCATCGGGCGTTGCGGATGGCATCGCGCTCGACGGCACGTTCATGCGCTTCAACAACTATGAAGTGAACGGACGCTACGCGATCACGCCGGCCTGGACGGTCTCGGGCTCGTACACGTACACTGCGGGCTTCATCGAGAACCAACACCCGGGTTGGAACCAGTTCAACCTGCAAACGGCCTACGCGCTGTCGAAGCGCACGGACGTGTACCTGCAAGGCGTGTATCAGAAGGTCAACAGCGACGGCACGGGCCTCGGTGCTTACATCAACGGCATCGGCGGCATGTCGTCGAGCGAAAAGCAGGTCGCTGTCACGGCCGGCCTGCGTCACCGCTTCTAATCGATCGCGGTTCAGCACCAATCAAAAGCGCCTCGAATGGGGCGCTTTTTTCATGCTCTGTCGCGTAGAGCAGACGCGCTACGCAGCCGCGGTCACGCTGTCGGCACAACCTCCGCCGCCCCCGCTCGCGAACAGCGCATCGGCCGATCCGCATTCGCCGCAGACGCACGAGAAGCGAAGCGCCCTCCCTCGACTACGCTTATGCCGCGCCCGGCGCCGGATAGCGGACGTCGAGCACGTCGATCGGCTCCGGACCGACCGGCGTCAGCAGCGTGACCGTATCGCCGACGCGCGCCTTCAGCAGCGCGCGCGCAACGGGCGAGATCCAGCTTACGTGTCCGCGATCCAGATCGACCTCGTCGACGCCGACAATCGTCACCGTATGCTCAGCGCCATCCTGCGTCGCGTAATCGACGGTCGCGCCGAAGAACACCTGGTCCGCGTTCTCCTGGCGGCTCGCATCGACAACTTCGGCAAGATCGAGCCGC harbors:
- the greB gene encoding transcription elongation factor GreB, which encodes MNKAFVKESDGDDDLEHAQAAIPPGAKNYITPAGHKRLRDELLHLIDEERPEVVKLVSWAASNGDRSENGDYIYGKRRLREIDRRIRFLTKRLDLAEVVDASRQENADQVFFGATVDYATQDGAEHTVTIVGVDEVDLDRGHVSWISPVARALLKARVGDTVTLLTPVGPEPIDVLDVRYPAPGAA